From the Porphyrobacter sp. CACIAM 03H1 genome, the window ACAGCGGCTCTGCCGGAGCGAGCGGCCAGGGGCACTGGCGCACATAATCGGCCACCGCTGCCCGCGTGATCGGCAGCACCGGCACCATGCGCTGCTTTCCGCCCTTGCCGGTCACCTGCAGCACCTCGCCCATCGCCCCGTCGCGCCCCTTGAGCGAGAGCGCCTCGGCGATGCGCAGGCCCGATCCGTACAGCAGTAGCAGCACCGCCCGGTCGCGCGCGCCGATCCAGTCCTCGCCCGCGAGGCCATCGACGAGGTCGGCGAGGTTCGCGGCCTCGTCGGGGGTGACGGGGCGGGGGAGGCCCTTCTTGAGGCGCGGTCCGCGAAGGCGCGGTGCGGCAGGGTCCGGGTCGCCCGATTGCGTGCGGGCAAAAGCGATGAAGGCTTTCAATGCCGAAAGCTCGCGGGCGGTGCTGGCGTTGCCCAGCCCCTCGGTGCGCCGCGCGGCGAGGTGAGCCCGCAGGTGATGCGCCTCGGTCCGGGCGACCGATGGCCAGTCCTCCAGCGCGTTTGCCGCCATCAACCTTGCGGCGGCGGCCACATAGGCGCGCACCGTGTGGGGCGAGCGGCGGCGGTTGTCGGCAAGATGGGCGCGCCAGCCCTCGAGCAGGTCGGCGGCGCTCATGCCACGACCAGCGTGTCGGCGACGAGTTCGGCGAGCAGCGCGTCGAGCACCCCCCGACCCGGCGGCGCGACCCCGATCCGCGTGCCCTGAGTCCACATCATCCCGAGGCCCGCGAGCCGGGCGAGGGCGCTCTCGTCGACCAGTCCGGCGACCGGCAGGCCGAAGCGCTCCGAGAGCGCGGCAAGATCAACCCCCTCGGTCAGACGCAGGCCCATCAGCAGCGCCTCGGCGGCCTGTTCGGCGACGGCCAGCGCGCGGGCCTCGGCGATGCCATCGCCCTGCCGCGCCAAGGCGGCGAGGTAGTTCTCGGGCTTCCTGTGCCGCACCGTCGCCATGCCGCCCCGCCGTCCGTGCGCGCCGGGGCCGATCCCGGCGTAATCCTGGTAGCGCCAGTAGACGAGGTTGTGGCGGCTTTCCTCGCCCGGCCTTGCATGGTTGCTGGTCTCGTAGGCCGGCAGACCCGCCGCGCCGGTCAGGCTCTGGGTGATGTCGAAGAGTTCGGCCGCCGCGTCGTCATCGAGCGGCACGAGCCGTCCGCGCCGCACGTCGCTGGCGAAGCGCGTTCCCGGCTCGATCGTCAGCTGGTAGAGCGAGAGGTGCCCGGTGCCGAAGCCCAGAGCGCGCGCCAGGCGCTCCTCCCACAGCGCCGGGGTATGGCCGGGCAGGGCATAGATCATGTCGAAGCTGACCCGCGCGAAATGCCGCTGCGCCGTATCCAGCGCCGCCAGCGCCTCACCGGCCCCATGGAGCCGCCCGAGGAACCGCAGTTCCGCATCGTCGAGCGACTGCACCCCCAGCGACACCCGGTTCACCCCCGCGCCCGCAAGTGCCGCGAAGTTCGCCGCCTCGACCGAGGAGGGATTGGCCTCCAGCGTGATCTCGATCGCCGGATCGAAGCCCCACAGCCGCTCGGCCTCGGCCAGCAGCGCGGCGACGAGGGCTGGCGGCATCAGCGAGGGCGTGCCGCCGCCGAAGAAGACCGAGGCAAGGCTCTCGCCCCCTGCCACCGCCGCCTCGGCGCGCATGTCGGCGATCAGCGCCGCCTGCCATGGGGCCACGTCAACGCTGTCGCGCACATGCGAGTTGAAGTCGCAATAAGGGCACTTCTTCGCGCAGAAGGGCCAGTGGATGTAGAGCGCGCGCGCCACGGGTGGAATTTTCAGCCTCGCTTAATCGTTTGCGCGGATAGTCCCCGCCCGAAGGAAGGTTTCCGCCGCTTGAGCACCATCGCCCGCCTTGCCTGCCTTGCACTCTTTATGGCAGCCGCGCCTGCCTTGCCGCAAGCCTCCGCTGGCAATGGGGCCGAGGCGCGCGACTTGCTCGACGCGCACAACCTCGCCCGCGAGGATGTGGGCCTGCCGCCGCTGGCGTGGAACGAGAGGCTGGCACGCGACGCGGCGGATTGGGCGCGGCATCTTGCGCGCCATGATCTCTACGACCACGCCTCGCCCGATCGGCGCAAGGGGCAGGGCGAGAACCTGTGGCGCGGGCCGAAGGGCCATTGGTCGGCATGGGACAAGGTCGGCTTCTTCGTGGCCGAGAGGCGCCACTTCCGTCCAGGCCGCTTCCCCGATGTCTCGCGCACCGGTCACTGGGCGGATGTCGGGCATTACACCCAGGTGATCTGGCCCGAGACCCGCGAGGTCGGTTGCGCCCTGGCGCATACCGCCACCGACGAGGTGCTGGTGTGCCGTTACTGGCCGGCGGGCAACATCTGGGGCCAGCGGATCGACCCGCGCGAGCACGTCGCGCGGCGCTGAGGGCTCAGCCGAACTGTTCGGCCACCAGCTTCGCGAAAGCATCGGCGCGGTGGCTGATGGCGTGCTTTTCCTCCGGCGCGATCTCGGCGAAGGTCTGCGCGCGCCCCGTGGGCACGAAGACCGGATCATAGCCGAAGCCGAGAGTCCCGCGCGGCGGCCAGGTCAGCGCGCCGTCGCAGCGGCCCTCGTAGATAGCGTGCTCGCCATCGGGCCAGGCGATCGCGAGGACGCAGTGGAAGGCGGCGGTGCGGTCCACATCCGGGCCCTTCTCGGCGAGCATCCCCTCGACCTTGCCCATTGCCATGTACCAGTCACGGCCCGGCGCGCCCTCGAACCACTGCCGCTCGGCCCAGTCGGCGGTGTAGACCCCCGGGCGACCATCGAGCGCCGCGACGCTGAGCCCGCTGTCGTCGGCGAGCGCGGCAAGACCTGAAGCCTCCGCCGCCGCGCGCGCCTTGATCATGGCGTTCTGCGCGAAGGTGGTGCCGGTCTCTGCCGGCTCGGGCAGGCCGAGTGATCCGGCCGAGATGCACTTGACCCCGTAGGGATCGAGCAGCGCGGCGATCTCCTTCAGTTTGCCCGCGTTGTGCGTGGCGATCACCAGGGTGCCGGAGCCGAGGCGCCGTGTCATTTCACCGCGTCCAGCTGTGCCGCGAAGATCCGGTCGCAGCCGATGCGGGCGAGGCGCAGGAGGCGCAGGAGGCCTTCCTCGTCATAGGTCGCGCCTTCGGCGGTGGCCTGCACCTCGGCGATCTTGCCGCCCGACAGCAGCACGAAATTGCCGTCCGCTTCGGCGTTCGAATCCTCGTCGTAGTCGAGATCGAGCACCGGCGTGCCCTTGTAGATGCCGCAGGAGATGCCCGCGACCTGCGCGGTGATGGGATCATGCTTGATCTCGCCCGCCGCCATAAGCCCGTTGATGGCGAGCCTGAGCGCGATCCATGCACCGGAAATGGCGGCGGTGCGGGTGCCGCCATCGGCCTGGATCACGTCGCAATCGAGCGTGATCTGCCGCTCGCCGAGCTTCTGCAGGTCCACCACCGCGCGCAAGCTCCGGCCGATAAGCCGCTGGATTTCCTGCGTGCGGCCCGATTGCTTGCCCTTGGCGGCCTCGCGCTGGCCCCGGGTGTGGGTGGCGCGCGGGAGCATGGAATATTCCCCCGTCACCCAGCCTTCGCCCTTGCCGCGCATCCACGGCGGCACGCCCCTCTCGACGCTTGCGGTGCACAGCACCTTGGTGTCGCCGAAGCCGATCAGGCACGAGCCTTCCGCATGCTTGGTGAAACCGGTCTCGATGGTGATGGCGCGCATTTCGTCGGGCGCGCGTCCTGAAGGGCGCATGTGTGTTCTCCAATCGGGAAAAACCCGTTCGCCCTGAGCTTGTCGAAGGGCTGTTCTTCTTCTGCGGCTTTGCGCTAGAAGAAAGTGCGGTGCTTCGACAAGCTCAGCACGAACGGAAATTGAGAAAACTTGGCCGACCGCTTAGCCTCACCTCCATGACCTCGCTCCCCGTCACAGAACTGACCCAGCGCGCGCGCGACATCTTCCAGCGGGTGGTGGAGGAGTACATCGCGAGCGGGCAGCCCGTCGGATCGAAGACGCTGGCGGCGGACGGCACCTTGAACCTCTCGCCCGCCTCGATCCGCTCTGTGCTGGCGGACCTCGAGATGCTGGGCCTGCTCGCCGCGCCGCACACCAGCGCGGGGCGGATGCCGACCGATGCGGGCCTCAGGATCTTCGTCGACGGCATGATGCGGGTGGCCGAGCCGACCGCTCAGGAGCAGGCCGCGATCGAGGCGCGGCTTGCCGAGGCCGGGCCGGTCGAGGCCGCGCTCAAGCAGGCATCCGCGATCCTTTCCGATCTTTCGGGCGCGGCGGGCATGGTGCTGGTCGCGCCGCGCGAACAGCGGCTCGCCCAGTTCTCCCTCGTCGATCTCGGGCAGGGCCGCGCGCTGGCGGTGCTGGTGGGCGAGGACGGCGGGGTCGAGAACAGGGTGCTGACCATCGGCGGCGCCTTGAGCCCCGGCGCGCTCGATCGCGCGTCGAACTACATCACCGCGCGCCTCGCCGGGCGCACCCTTGCCGAGGCGGCGGCCGCGATGCGCGCCGAGATCAGCGCCGGGCAGTCCCAGCTCGACGATGCCTCGCGCGATCTGGTCGAACGCGGCCTCGCGGTGTGGAGCCAGGACGCCGCCGCACGGCCCGTGCTGATCGTGCGCGGCGCCGCGAACCTGCTCGACGAGGCGGCGCTCGGCGATATCGAGCGGGTGCGGATGCTGCTGGAAGACCTCGAGAACAAGCAATCGGTCGCCGAACTGCTCGATTCGGCGCGCGAGGCCGAGGCGACCCGCATCTTCATCGGCTCGGAAAACCGCCTCTTCGCGCTTTCGGGCTCGTCGGTGATCGCCTCGCCCTACCGCGACCGCGAGGGGCGGGTGGTCGGCGTGCTCGGCGTGATCGGCCCCACGCGGTTGAATTATGCGCGGGTTGTCCCCATGGTGGACCTCACCGCCCGTTCGCTGGGCAAGCTTATCGCTTGAATGGAAAGCCACACGACATGACCGACAACGACAAGCCGCTGGATCAGGCGGCGGAAGACGAATTGAAGGGCGTGCCCGAGCACCTGCGCGAGGGCGGCGAGGAAGCCGAGCCGCTGGCCGAGGCGCTCGAATCGCTCAAGCGCGATCTCGAGGCGGCCAAGCAGGAGGTGCTCTACGCCCAGGCCGAGACGCAGAACGTGCGCCGCCGCCTCGAGCGCGAGAAGGACGAGGCGCGCGCCTATGCCGCGACCGGCTTTGCCCGCGACATCCTGAGCGTCGCCGACAACCTGTCGCGCGCGATCGACGCGATCCCGCAGTCCCTGCGCGAGGACGAGAGCATGAAGGGCCTCGTCATCGGGCTGGAGGCGACCCAGCGCGAGCTCGAGAAGGTCTTCGCCAGCAACGGCATCACCCGCATCGCGGCCGTCGGCCTGCCGCTCGATCCGAACCAGCACCAGGCGATGCTCGAGGTGCCGACCACGGATCACGAGCCGGGCACGGTGGTCTCGGAGATGCAGGCGGGCTGGATGATCAAGGACCGCCTGCTGCGCGCGGCGATGGTCGCAGTGGCGAAGGCGCCCGAATAACCGGGCTTTCGCGCCGCACGCACTCTGCGGCACGGCGAGCCGAGGAACATCGCTGTCCCCTCTCCGGTAGGCTTGGGCCTAACCTGATCCATCGGAGAGATGACATGAACTATCGCCTTGCAACCCCGATCCTCGGCGCGGCCGCAGCCCTGTCGCTTGCCGCCTGTGCCGACAATTATGCCGTCGAGGGCGCCGGTGTCGGCGCGGCCGCAGGGGCCGCCGTCGGCGCAGTGACCGGCGGCGACATCGGCACGGGCGCCGCTATCGGTGCTGCCGCAGGCGGCGTCGGCGGCACGCTGATCAAGAAGCGCGACAACGGCGACTGCTACCGCGTCGATGGGCAGGGGCGCGAATACGCGGTGCGCTGTCCCGACTAACCCGCCCGGAAGGGCAGAATTCCGGCGTAGGTTGCGAGGTCGGGCGCCCCCGCGACCTCGCCGCCTTCGCGCAGCAGGAAGGCGTGGCGCACGATCTCGGCCTGCTGCTCGATCCCGTAGCGTTCGAGCGGCCAGCCCGGTCTCAGCGCGTAGTCATAGCGGCACCACGGATGGCGGCGCGTCACCAGATACCAGCGCCCGCGGGTCTGCGTCTGCCAGACATGCACCATCTCGTGGATGAAATGGGCCTGCCGTTCCAGCGGGGCGGCGGCGAAGTCGTCGCAGTAATGGGCGGCGAGCGGGTGGAAGTGCAGATGGCCCATCGGCGCCATCGTCACCCCGCGCGGGTGTAGCGCGAAGAACTTGCGGCGGCGGATGCGCACCGGCGCATAATCGATCGCATCGCCGAACACCGAGCGCGCAAGGGCGACCTCGCCCGCCGTCAGGGGCCGCTCGCCGCCGACCGGGCAGGCAGGGGCGAGGGCCTGAGCCTTGTTCAGCGTTCGTCCCCGGCGGCGCGCACCGGCGCATCGACGGTGGTGGTGCTGCCGTCGGACAGGGTCAGCGTCACCTTCGCGGTGCCGCCGGGCTTGAGCGCGTCGGTCGGCTCCATCGCCATCACGTGCAGACCGCCCGGCGCAAAGCTGACCGGGGCACCCTCGGCGAGGGTCACAGGCCCGGCCATGGTCATCTCCATCTTCCCCGCTGTCTCGGCATAGTCGTGGATCATGGTCATGCCTGCGCCGTCGACCGTCACATCCTCGAGCGTCACGCCCGCCGCGCCGGCATAGGCAAGGTCGAAATAGACCGCCGCCGGATTGCCCGCGACGGGCGGGAGCACCACGCGCGCATTGCTCACGGAAAGCCCGCTGGCTGCGGGGGTCGCGGTCTCGCCTGCGGGCGCGCCGGCCTCGGGGGCGCAGGCGGCAAGGCCGGGCAGGGCGAGGACAACCAGAGCGGCACATGCGACGGGTCGAAGGGAAATCACGTTTCTGTCTCCTTGTGGAAGGGCTCCGAATCTAGGGCGGGGCCTCTCTTGTGCCAAGCGAAACCACACCTATATCGCCGTCACAAACGAGCCGCCGAGGTGCTTTGCCGATGTTCGGGAAGCCGAAGGCAGCGGTGTCCAACAATTGTCCTTATGGATGGGGAAACAATGGGTAAAGTAATCGGTATCGACCTCGGCACCACCAACTCTTGCGTCGCCGTGATGGACGGCGGCAAGCCCAAGGTGATCGAGAATTCGGAAGGCGCGCGCACCACGCCCTCGATCGTCGCCTTCACCAAGGATGGCCAGCGCCTGATCGGCCAGCCCGCCAAGCGGCAGGCGGTCACCAACCCCGACAACACGCTCTTCGCGATCAAGCGCCTGATCGGCCGCCGCTTCGACGATCCCATGACCAAGAAGGACATGGAGCTCGTCCCCTACAAGATCACCAAGGGCAAGAACGGCGATGCCTGGGTCAACGCCGGCGGCGAGGATTACAGCCCCTCGCAGGTCTCGGCCTTCATTCTCCAGAAGATGAAGGAAACCGCCGAGAGCTATCTCGGCGAGAGCGTGACGCAGGCCGTCATCACCGTGCCCGCCTACTTCAACGACGCCCAGCGTCAGGCGACCAAGGATGCCGGCCAGATCGCCGGCCTCGAAGTGCTGCGCATCATCAACGAGCCGACCGCGGCGGCGCTCGCCTATGGCCTCGACAAGGAAGACGGCAAGACCATCGCGGTATACGACCTCGGCGGCGGCACCTTCGACGTCTCGATCCTCGAGATCGGGGACGGCGTGTTCGAGGTGAAGTCGACCAACGGCGACACCTTCCTCGGCGGTGAAGACTTCGACAACGCGATCGTCGAGTTCCTCGCGGATTCCTTCAAGAAGAAGGAGCAGATGGACCTCAAGACCGACAAGCTCGCCCTCCAGCGGCTCAAGGAAGCCGCCGAAAAGGCCAAGATCGAGCTGTCGAGCGCGGCGACCACCGAAATCAACCTGCCCTTCATCACCGCGCGCATGGAAGGCGGCAGCACCACCCCGCTGCACCTCGTCGAGACGATCACCCGCGCCGACCTCGAGAAGATGGTCGACGGGCTGATCCAGCGCACGCTCGAGCCCTGCAAGAAGGCGCTGGCGGATGCGGGCATCACCAAGGACCAGGTCGACGAGGTGATCCTCGTCGGCGGCATGACCCGCATGCCCAAGGTGCGCGAGGTCGTGGAGCAGTTCTTCGGCGCCAAGCCGCACACCGGCGTGAACCCCGATGAAGTCGTCGCGATGGGCGCGGCGATCCAGGCGGGCGTGCTTCAGGGCGACGTCAAGGACGTGCTGCTGCTCGACGTGACTCCGCTCTCGCTCGGCATCGAGACGCTGGGCGGTGTGTTCACCCGCATGATCGACCGCAACACCACCATCCCGACCAAGAAGACCCAGACCTACTCGACCGCCGAGGACAACCAGAACGCGGTGACGATCAAGGTCTACCAGGGCGAGCGCGAGATGGCGGCGGACAACAAGCTGCTCGGCAATTTCGACCTGATCGGCATCCCGCCCGCACCGCGCGGCGTGCCGCAAATCGAGGTGACCTTCGATATCGACGCCAACGGCATCGTCTCGGTCTCGGCGCGCGACAAGGGCACCGGCAAGGAACAGACGATCAAGATCCAGGCCTCGGGCGGTCTGTCGGATGCCGACATCGACCAGATGGTCAAGGATGCCGAGAAGTTCGCCGAGGAGGACAAGAAGCGTCGGGCCGCCGCGGAAGCGCGCAACCAGGCCGACAGCCTCGTCCACGCGACCGAAAAGCAGCTGGAAGAGCACGGATCGAAGATCGACGCCGCGACCAAGTCCGACGTCGAGGCCGCGATCGCCGCGGTCAAGGCCGCGCTCGAAGGCGGCGATCCGGATGACATCAACGCAAAGGCGCAGGCGCTCACCCAGGCGGCGATGAAGATGGGCCAGCAGATCTACGAAGCCCAGCAGGCCGCCGGGCCGGAAGGCGAGGCCGCGCCGGCCGAAGAGGCTCCGGCCGAGGACGTGGTCGACGCCGAGTTCTCCGAGGTCGACGAAGACAAGAAGGGCTAAGGCCCCGATGCAACCCACAGGCCCGTCGCAGCGCCCGGATCAACTATCCGGCGCGGCGACGGGCGGTGGTCACGGGGATTAGGTCACGCACATGTCCAGCGCCCAGCTCGATTACTACGCCACGCTCGAGGTCACCCGCGATTGCGACGGGGCGACCCTCAAGAGCGCCTACCGCAAGCTCGCCATGAAGTATCACCCGGACCGCAATCCGGGCGATGCGACCTGCGAGGCCAAGTTCAAGGCGATCAACGAGGCCTATGACTGCCTCAAGGACCCGCAGAAGCGCGCGGCCTATGACCGCTACGGGCACGAGGCCTTCACGCAGGGGATGAACGGCGGGGGCGGGGGCGGCCCGTTCGGAGGCGGCTTCGGCGGCCGGGGCGGCGGCGACTTCGCCGATATCGGCGACATTTTCGAGACGATCTTCGGCGGGGCGTTCGGCGGGGGTGGCCAGCGCCAGCAGACGCGGCGCGGGGCGGACCTGCGCTACGACATGCAGGTTACGCTGGAAGAGGCGTTCCACGGCAAGTCGAGCGAGATCGAGATCGAGGTCTCGCAATCCTGCGACACCTGCGACGGGACCGGCGCCACCCCGGGCACCAGCGAACGCCAGTGCAACCTGTGCCACGGCATGGGGAGCGTGCGCGCCAAGCAGGGCCTGTTCGTGATCGAGCGCCCGTGCCCGACCTGCAACGGCCGCGGCACCGTGATCGAGAACCCCTGCCGCGTCTGCCGCGGGGAGGGCCGCGTCGACAAGGCCCAGACCCTCAAGGTCGATATTCCCGCCGGCGTCGACACCGGCACCCGCATCCGCCTGCAAGGCAAGGGCGAGGCCGGCCAGCGCGGCGCGCCTCCGGGCGATCTCTACATTTTCCTTCACGTGAAGCCCCACCCGGTCTTCGAACGCGAGGGCACGACGCTTGCCACCCGCGTGCCGGTCAGCTTCACCACCGCCGCGCTCGGCGGCTGCGTCGAGATTCCCGATCTCGACGGCTCGACCAACCGTCTCGACATTCCGGCCGGCATCCAGTCGGGCAAGCAGCTTCGCATTCGCGGCGCAGGAATGCCGGTGCTGCAAGGGCGCGGGCGCGGCGATCTGGTGGTCGAGATCGCGGTCGAGACGCCCACGAAGCTGACGCGCCGCCAGAAGGAGCTGCTCGAGGAGTTCAAGGCGACCGAGACGGGCGACGAATGCCCCGAAAGCCGCAGCTTCTTCGCCAAGCTCAAGGACGCGTTCGGCGGCTGAGGCGCATGCTTCCCTCGCTCCTCATCATCGACGATTTCCTCGCCGACCCCTGGGCAGCGCGGCGCGCGGCGCTCGGGCTGGACTATGATCCGGCGCGACAGCACGGCAATTTCCCGGGGCTCAATTCCTCTGCTCCGCTCGACACCGCGCCCATTGATGCGGCGGTCTCGCGTCTGCTCGGGGTGAGGCTCACCGCCGCGCCCGGCACGCAGCACGGGCATTGCCGCCTCACCCGCAAGGGCGCCAAGGGCCGAAGCGGGGTGCATATCGACCCGGCCGCCTATTCCGGCATCCTCTACCTCTCGCGCCCCGAGGATTGTGCGAAACCGGATGCGGGCGGCACCGATTTCTTCCGTCACAAGCGCACCGGGCTCGAGGCCGTGCCGCAGGACCCGGCGAGGATCGCTGCCTCGGGTTATGCCGACATCAACACGCTGGTCGAGGACGTGGTCAACAAGGACACCACCAGTCCGGCCAAGTGGGAGCGCGTCATGCGCGTGCCCGCGCGCTTCAACCGGCTGCTGCTGTTCTCGCCCTGGCAGTTCCACGACGCCGCCCCGGGCTTCGGCACCACGCCGGAGGACTCGCGCCTCGTGATGCTGCTGTTCTTCGGGGTGGTGCAGAACTGAGGTCCGTTCGCCTCGAGTGCAGTCGAGAGGCCCCGCGCCATGTGTCTCGGCTTCGCTCGACACGAACGCAAGGTGGTTCACCCCATCCGCTCGCGCACTTCCATCCGCACCTGTTCGATCAGCCCGCGCTGGCAGCGCCCGGCGCTTTCCTCCTCCTCCAGCACCGCGAGGAACACCGCCCGCTTGGCGGCGCGCACCGCCTCGCCCGAGACGCCGCCGGTGACGGTCG encodes:
- a CDS encoding tyrosine recombinase XerC — its product is MSAADLLEGWRAHLADNRRRSPHTVRAYVAAAARLMAANALEDWPSVARTEAHHLRAHLAARRTEGLGNASTARELSALKAFIAFARTQSGDPDPAAPRLRGPRLKKGLPRPVTPDEAANLADLVDGLAGEDWIGARDRAVLLLLYGSGLRIAEALSLKGRDGAMGEVLQVTGKGGKQRMVPVLPITRAAVADYVRQCPWPLAPAEPLFRGAKGGPLSPGMVQRAMAQARRALGLPDTATPHALRHSFATHLLGAGADLRSLQELLGHASLGSTQIYTRVDAAALLENYRKAHPRG
- the hemW gene encoding radical SAM family heme chaperone HemW, which produces MARALYIHWPFCAKKCPYCDFNSHVRDSVDVAPWQAALIADMRAEAAVAGGESLASVFFGGGTPSLMPPALVAALLAEAERLWGFDPAIEITLEANPSSVEAANFAALAGAGVNRVSLGVQSLDDAELRFLGRLHGAGEALAALDTAQRHFARVSFDMIYALPGHTPALWEERLARALGFGTGHLSLYQLTIEPGTRFASDVRRGRLVPLDDDAAAELFDITQSLTGAAGLPAYETSNHARPGEESRHNLVYWRYQDYAGIGPGAHGRRGGMATVRHRKPENYLAALARQGDGIAEARALAVAEQAAEALLMGLRLTEGVDLAALSERFGLPVAGLVDESALARLAGLGMMWTQGTRIGVAPPGRGVLDALLAELVADTLVVA
- a CDS encoding CAP domain-containing protein, producing the protein MSTIARLACLALFMAAAPALPQASAGNGAEARDLLDAHNLAREDVGLPPLAWNERLARDAADWARHLARHDLYDHASPDRRKGQGENLWRGPKGHWSAWDKVGFFVAERRHFRPGRFPDVSRTGHWADVGHYTQVIWPETREVGCALAHTATDEVLVCRYWPAGNIWGQRIDPREHVARR
- the rdgB gene encoding RdgB/HAM1 family non-canonical purine NTP pyrophosphatase; amino-acid sequence: MTRRLGSGTLVIATHNAGKLKEIAALLDPYGVKCISAGSLGLPEPAETGTTFAQNAMIKARAAAEASGLAALADDSGLSVAALDGRPGVYTADWAERQWFEGAPGRDWYMAMGKVEGMLAEKGPDVDRTAAFHCVLAIAWPDGEHAIYEGRCDGALTWPPRGTLGFGYDPVFVPTGRAQTFAEIAPEEKHAISHRADAFAKLVAEQFG
- the rph gene encoding ribonuclease PH, with the protein product MRPSGRAPDEMRAITIETGFTKHAEGSCLIGFGDTKVLCTASVERGVPPWMRGKGEGWVTGEYSMLPRATHTRGQREAAKGKQSGRTQEIQRLIGRSLRAVVDLQKLGERQITLDCDVIQADGGTRTAAISGAWIALRLAINGLMAAGEIKHDPITAQVAGISCGIYKGTPVLDLDYDEDSNAEADGNFVLLSGGKIAEVQATAEGATYDEEGLLRLLRLARIGCDRIFAAQLDAVK
- the hrcA gene encoding heat-inducible transcriptional repressor HrcA codes for the protein MTSLPVTELTQRARDIFQRVVEEYIASGQPVGSKTLAADGTLNLSPASIRSVLADLEMLGLLAAPHTSAGRMPTDAGLRIFVDGMMRVAEPTAQEQAAIEARLAEAGPVEAALKQASAILSDLSGAAGMVLVAPREQRLAQFSLVDLGQGRALAVLVGEDGGVENRVLTIGGALSPGALDRASNYITARLAGRTLAEAAAAMRAEISAGQSQLDDASRDLVERGLAVWSQDAAARPVLIVRGAANLLDEAALGDIERVRMLLEDLENKQSVAELLDSAREAEATRIFIGSENRLFALSGSSVIASPYRDREGRVVGVLGVIGPTRLNYARVVPMVDLTARSLGKLIA
- a CDS encoding nucleotide exchange factor GrpE, with the protein product MTDNDKPLDQAAEDELKGVPEHLREGGEEAEPLAEALESLKRDLEAAKQEVLYAQAETQNVRRRLEREKDEARAYAATGFARDILSVADNLSRAIDAIPQSLREDESMKGLVIGLEATQRELEKVFASNGITRIAAVGLPLDPNQHQAMLEVPTTDHEPGTVVSEMQAGWMIKDRLLRAAMVAVAKAPE
- a CDS encoding glycine zipper family protein, whose product is MNYRLATPILGAAAALSLAACADNYAVEGAGVGAAAGAAVGAVTGGDIGTGAAIGAAAGGVGGTLIKKRDNGDCYRVDGQGREYAVRCPD
- a CDS encoding vgr related protein — protein: MFGDAIDYAPVRIRRRKFFALHPRGVTMAPMGHLHFHPLAAHYCDDFAAAPLERQAHFIHEMVHVWQTQTRGRWYLVTRRHPWCRYDYALRPGWPLERYGIEQQAEIVRHAFLLREGGEVAGAPDLATYAGILPFRAG
- a CDS encoding copper chaperone PCu(A)C; this encodes MISLRPVACAALVVLALPGLAACAPEAGAPAGETATPAASGLSVSNARVVLPPVAGNPAAVYFDLAYAGAAGVTLEDVTVDGAGMTMIHDYAETAGKMEMTMAGPVTLAEGAPVSFAPGGLHVMAMEPTDALKPGGTAKVTLTLSDGSTTTVDAPVRAAGDER
- the dnaK gene encoding molecular chaperone DnaK, which translates into the protein MGKVIGIDLGTTNSCVAVMDGGKPKVIENSEGARTTPSIVAFTKDGQRLIGQPAKRQAVTNPDNTLFAIKRLIGRRFDDPMTKKDMELVPYKITKGKNGDAWVNAGGEDYSPSQVSAFILQKMKETAESYLGESVTQAVITVPAYFNDAQRQATKDAGQIAGLEVLRIINEPTAAALAYGLDKEDGKTIAVYDLGGGTFDVSILEIGDGVFEVKSTNGDTFLGGEDFDNAIVEFLADSFKKKEQMDLKTDKLALQRLKEAAEKAKIELSSAATTEINLPFITARMEGGSTTPLHLVETITRADLEKMVDGLIQRTLEPCKKALADAGITKDQVDEVILVGGMTRMPKVREVVEQFFGAKPHTGVNPDEVVAMGAAIQAGVLQGDVKDVLLLDVTPLSLGIETLGGVFTRMIDRNTTIPTKKTQTYSTAEDNQNAVTIKVYQGEREMAADNKLLGNFDLIGIPPAPRGVPQIEVTFDIDANGIVSVSARDKGTGKEQTIKIQASGGLSDADIDQMVKDAEKFAEEDKKRRAAAEARNQADSLVHATEKQLEEHGSKIDAATKSDVEAAIAAVKAALEGGDPDDINAKAQALTQAAMKMGQQIYEAQQAAGPEGEAAPAEEAPAEDVVDAEFSEVDEDKKG
- the dnaJ gene encoding molecular chaperone DnaJ translates to MSSAQLDYYATLEVTRDCDGATLKSAYRKLAMKYHPDRNPGDATCEAKFKAINEAYDCLKDPQKRAAYDRYGHEAFTQGMNGGGGGGPFGGGFGGRGGGDFADIGDIFETIFGGAFGGGGQRQQTRRGADLRYDMQVTLEEAFHGKSSEIEIEVSQSCDTCDGTGATPGTSERQCNLCHGMGSVRAKQGLFVIERPCPTCNGRGTVIENPCRVCRGEGRVDKAQTLKVDIPAGVDTGTRIRLQGKGEAGQRGAPPGDLYIFLHVKPHPVFEREGTTLATRVPVSFTTAALGGCVEIPDLDGSTNRLDIPAGIQSGKQLRIRGAGMPVLQGRGRGDLVVEIAVETPTKLTRRQKELLEEFKATETGDECPESRSFFAKLKDAFGG
- a CDS encoding DUF6445 family protein, whose protein sequence is MLPSLLIIDDFLADPWAARRAALGLDYDPARQHGNFPGLNSSAPLDTAPIDAAVSRLLGVRLTAAPGTQHGHCRLTRKGAKGRSGVHIDPAAYSGILYLSRPEDCAKPDAGGTDFFRHKRTGLEAVPQDPARIAASGYADINTLVEDVVNKDTTSPAKWERVMRVPARFNRLLLFSPWQFHDAAPGFGTTPEDSRLVMLLFFGVVQN